TCTCAATTCAGTCCTTCACCCGCTCACGCTTCTCCCATCCCTCGCGGAAGAGCGGCAAGAAGTGATCGGGGTTATAGGGGTGCTTGGCAATCTCGTCGTAGTTCAGGTCGCTGCCCCACCCCACGATGTCGTCGCTCAGCGTGATATAGCCGTCCACGACTTTGACCGGATGGGTCAGGATGTGCTGGCTCCAATCTTCGTTGAAGTCGTCGAAGATCTCGTGGATGAAGAAGTTGGGCGTGCTGATGTTGAGGTGCGCGCACGCCAGCGAGCACAGCGGCCCTTGCGCGCTGTGCGGCGCGGTCACGCCGTAGAACGCGTTGACCATGCCGCACACCTGCTTGGCAGCGGTCATGCCCAGATTCTGCGGCTCGAGCTGGATGATGTGCACGGCGTTGTGCTGCAACAACTCGGCAAACTGATCGCGGCAGTAGAAGTCCTCGCCGCAAGCGATGGGCACCGGGCTGCGCCGCGCCACCTCCACCATCGCGGAGATGCGCTGCGGCGGCACCGGCGCTTCCAGCCATGTGGGCTTGTATTTGGCAATGGCGTCGGCGAACTGCAGCGCGGTGTGCATCGAGAAGCGGTTGTGTGCCTCGACCAGGATGTCCACGCTCGGGCCGACGGCGTCGCGCACGGCGGCGATGATGTCCACGGCCAGCGCGAAGTCGTCCAGGTTCTCCATCACCCGCCACGCCGGCCCGAACGGGTCGAACTTGAGCGCGGTGTAGCCCTTCGCCACCACCAGTTTGGCCTTCTCGTGAAAGCTCTCCGGCGTGCGCGGGCCGCGGTACCAACCGTTGGCA
The window above is part of the Candidatus Roseilinea sp. genome. Proteins encoded here:
- a CDS encoding dehydratase, with the protein product MKITDVKTYIAGNPWKNWLFTRVETDEGIHGIGEATVNGFTKSAEAAVHELKRFVIGKDPFDVEQHSLRLWRDFYSDGGQIHGAALSGIEYACWDIMGKALGVPVFKLLGGRCHTRLRAYANGWYRGPRTPESFHEKAKLVVAKGYTALKFDPFGPAWRVMENLDDFALAVDIIAAVRDAVGPSVDILVEAHNRFSMHTALQFADAIAKYKPTWLEAPVPPQRISAMVEVARRSPVPIACGEDFYCRDQFAELLQHNAVHIIQLEPQNLGMTAAKQVCGMVNAFYGVTAPHSAQGPLCSLACAHLNISTPNFFIHEIFDDFNEDWSQHILTHPVKVVDGYITLSDDIVGWGSDLNYDEIAKHPYNPDHFLPLFREGWEKRERVKD